A stretch of Mastacembelus armatus chromosome 1, fMasArm1.2, whole genome shotgun sequence DNA encodes these proteins:
- the tlr3 gene encoding toll-like receptor 3 isoform X2: protein MQHRICKSSLSLKFLDVSMNNLLSAKLGSQPQLPNLVNLNLAFSGFTTLKNDDFSYLKNSSFLQVLNLSSVSLKTLELGCFEPISNLRTLILDGSNIGPAVISQICSELSRTSIDALSLQKMKLGTIMQTIFKGLEKTNLTFLDLSHNGIVKIEESSFQWLSRLQTLVLSHNNIKHLTNGTFQGLKRLKKLDMTNALVKSSTSSTPVIDDFSFQTLGALESLMLQRTAGREFTEHTFTGLTNLKELDMSWSSYISLKTLTNKTLVSLAGSPLRKLNLTGTAISEINPGSFSVLKNLTILLLDFNYIKQTLTGNEFKGLDQVQELHMAKNYQSVSLSTTSFVYLPNLRVLTLGESLKASALNLDPSPFRPLSYLTYLDLSNNNIANINQNMLEGLMNLKVLKLQHNNLARLWKHANQGGPVLFLKGAQSLMTLRMDNNGLDEIPVEALRGLSNLSELSLSNNLLNSLKDSVFDSLTSLRILRLEKNLITTVRPEVFGIPMKNLSLLIMDKNPFDCTCESILWFVTKLNSTNTTIVPALREQYLCNTPLAYFNQSIMDFETISCKDLTPFQALYIMSSTAVMMLLVTALLVRFHGWQIQFYWNILINRILGFSDAKVEEGRDFEYDAYLIHAEEDGSWVERSLVPLENDKCRFCLEDRDSVPGMSQLQSIMDNMRKSRKILFVVTESLLNDPWCRRFKAYHALHQVIEASRDSVVLVFLQDVHDYKLSHSLFLRRGMLRPCCILDWPVHKERVPAFHQKLLIALGMTNRLQEW from the exons AGCTTGAAATTCCTTGATGTTTCTATGAATAACCTGCTATCGGCCAAGCTTGGTTCTCAGCCACAGCTACCCAACCTGGTGAACCTCAATCTGGCGTTCAGTGGCTTCACCACTCTGAAGAACGATGACTTTTCTTACCTTAAAAATTCATCCTTTCTGCAAGTCCTCAACCTGTCATCTGTGTCTCTAAAAACA TTGGAGCTTGGTTGTTTTGAGCCTATTTCAAACCTACGTACTTTAATCCTGGATGGGAGCAACATCGGCCCTGCGGTTATTTCCCAAATCTGCTCAGAGCTGTCAAGAACATCCATCGATGCTCTGTCTCTTCAGAAGATGAAGCTGGGCACAATCATGCAAACAATTTTTAAGGGGCTGGAGAAAACAAATCTAACCTTTCTGGATCTGTCCCATAATGGCATAGTTAAAATTGAAGAAAGCTCGTTTCAGTGGCTGTCCAGACTTCAGACTCTCGTTTTGTCTcataacaacataaaacacCTGACCAACGGCACATTTCAGGGCCTCAAAAGATTGAAAAAACTTGACATGACAAATGCTCTGGTGAAAAGCTCTACCTCCTCCACCCCAGTTATTGATGATTTCTCTTTCCAAACATTAGGTGCCCTAGAGAGTTTGATGCTACAGAGAACTGCAGGTCGGGAATTCACAGAGCACACCTTTACAGGCTTGACAAACCTTAAGGAGCTTGACATGAGCTGGAGTAGTTACATCTCACTGAAAACTCTCACCAATAAGACTTTAGTTTCTCTTGCAGGATCACCTCTCAGGAAGTTAAATCTGACAGGGACAGCTATATCAGAAATTAATCCTGGAAGCTTCTCTGTTTTGAAAAATCTCACCATACTTCTTCTAGATTTCAATTATATCAAGCAAACGCTCACTGGTAATGAGTTTAAAGGCTTAGATCAAGTTCAAGAGCTTCACATGGCTAAAAACtaccagtcagtcagtctaaGCACCACATCCTTTGTTTATTTACCCAACCTTAGGGTTCTGACTTTGGGAGAAAGTCTTAAAGCCTCAGCCTTGAACCTAGATCCCTCTCCATTCAGACCCTTGTCCTACCTCACCTACCTGGATCTTAGCAACAACAACATTGCTAACATCAATCAAAATATGCTAGAGGGACTTATGAACCTGAAGGTATTGAAGCTCCAGCACAACAACTTAGCCCGGTTGTGGAAGCATGCCAACCAAGGTGGGCCAGTGCTGTTTCTCAAAGGGGCCCAGAGCTTGATGACCTTGCGGATGGATAATAACGGGCTGGATGAGATCCCGGTGGAGGCTCTGAGAGGTCTGAGTAACCTCAGTGAACTAAGCCTTTCTAACAATCTTCTAAACAGTCTCAAGGACTCTGTTTTTGACAGTCTGACTTCGCTCCGGATTTTACGTTTAGAAAAGAATCTGATTACAACTGTAAGGCCTGAAGTGTTCGGAATCCCTATGAAAAACCTCAGCCTGCTTATCATGGACAAAAATCCATTTGACTGCACATGTGAGAGCATCCTCTGGTTTGTGACAAAATTGAATAGCACAAATACAACCATTGTGCCAGCTCTCAGGGAACAGTATTTGTGCAACACCCCATTGGCTTACTTTAACCAGTCCATCATGGATTTTGAGACTATCTCTTGCAAAGATCTGACCCCTTTTCAGGCTCTTTACATAATGAGCAGCACAGCTGTCATGATGCTGCTCGTAACTGCACTCCTAGTACGGTTTCATGGCTGGCAGATTCAGTTTTATTGGAACATACTGATCAATCGCATATTAGGATTTAGTGATGCCAAAGTTGAAGAGGGCAGGGACTTTGAATATGATGCTTACCTCATACATGCAGAGGAAGATGGCAGCTGGGTGGAGAGGTCGCTGGTACCCTTAGAGAATGACAAGTGCAGATTTTGTTTGGAGGATCGAGATTCAGTCCCTGGCATGTCACAGCTTCAATCCATCATGGATAATATGAGAAAGTCCAGAAAGATCTTGTTTGTCGTCACTGAAAGTCTTCTGAATGATCCCTGGTGTAGACG ATTTAAAGCCTATCATGCACTTCACCAGGTCATTGAAGCCAGCCGGGACTCTGTGGTTCTGGTCTTCCTGCAGGATGTTCATGACTACAAGTTATCTCACTCACTCTTCCTCCGCAGAGGCATGTTGCGCCCTTGTTGCATCCTGGACTGGCCCGTTCATAAAGAGAGGGTGCCTGCCTTTCACCAGAAACTCCTCATAGCACTTGGCATGACTAACCGATTGCAGGAATGGTAA